One Anolis carolinensis isolate JA03-04 chromosome 5, rAnoCar3.1.pri, whole genome shotgun sequence DNA segment encodes these proteins:
- the LOC107982896 gene encoding uncharacterized protein LOC107982896 — translation MATRKQKRGAGEVEVYQEGESSDSEQQTTMTEAMMKYQLEMRKLELEAQEKQRQAQIELRKMEIEWEKQKLTLSQPSVVTQPRTPSDLALKRFSKYTKEDVEMQRIELAPLLKMPLCPGDSWCLIDYKWFKKWQRYVGFESWDLYYAGKHDYYPGPIDNSKLVEDSETQTLKRYSIEGVDYEVIPIEAWNKLVNWYGCIERQRPIERKVVEYGEYFKYCKVEIYPSESKPSQNNDSVNLVRSQFKPVEDSAEDGGIVNLQKKLSQSQLEIHYVAEVNVSPVAEVPIQCHSDTGVEQAEVIGDLEVPVINENDLFEDRGEINTVIKSNGLKSDCAFTKDLPEKDGNMKLLGANRKNNVVPSKDEKEDEVLREFWEMTDSICSVVTSVVITSTEHGQQVWPEENLPQENTRFGQFELLCVGEPKGPTNTPKKMDILSLWVIANRSESRSKRRVFFNGENSEDFNAAEIGSFNYHQFTFDVLQKCLDYVFQDFLNDSWKFRKRHFGTERVRCVDGKDKCNCPNNMLTSGMRRRVKCQRTVSSDMKMISRK, via the coding sequence ATGGCCACcagaaagcagaaaagaggagCAGGAGAGGTAGAAGTGTACCAAGAGGGAGAGAGTTCAGATTCGGAACAACAGACCACCATGACAGAAGCAATGATGAAATACCAATTAGAGATGAGGAAATTAGAATTAGAAGCACAAGAGAAACAGAGACAGGCACAGATAGAGCTGAGAAAGATGGAGATTGAATGGGAGAAACAGAAGctgacactgtctcagccttctgTGGTAACACAACCAAGAACTCCTAGTGATTTAGCCTTAAAGAGGTTTTCTAAATACACTAAGGAGGATGTTGAGATGCAGCGGATTGAGCTCGCACCACTTTTGAAGATGCCATTGTGCCCAGGGGATTCTTGGTGCCTGATTGATTATAAGTGGTTCAAAAAGTGGCAGAGATATGTGGGTTTTGAAAGCTGGGACCTGTATTATGCAGGAAAGCATGATTACTACCCAGGACCCATTGACAACTCAAAACTTGTTGAAGATTCAGAAACCCAGACTTTAAAGAGATATTCCATTGAAGGAGTGGACTATGAGGTGATTCCTATTGAAGCCTGGAATAAGTTAGTCAATTGGTATGGCTGTATAGAAAGACAGAGACCAATTGAGAGAAAGGTTGTGGAGTACGGAGAATATTTCAAATACTGTAAAGTAGAAATTTATCCTTCAGAGTCGAAGCCATCTCAAAACAACGACTCTGTTAATCTTGTAAGATCTCAATTTAAACCAGTAGAAGATTCTGCTGAAGATGGAGGAATCGTAAATCTCCAAAAGAAATTATCTCAGTCACAGCTTGAGATTCATTACGTGGCTGAGGTAAATGTGTCACCAGTGGCTGAGGTCCCTATTCAGTGCCATAGTGACACAGGAGTGGAGCAAGCTGAAGTAATTGGGGATTTAGAAGTGCCAGTCattaatgaaaatgatttgtttGAAGACCGTGGAGAAATTAATACTGTTATAAAGAGTAATGGTTTAAAAAGTGACTGTGCCTTTACAAAAGATTTGCCAGAGAAAGATGGTAACATGAAGTTGCTTGGTGCTAACAGAAAAAACAATGTGGTTCCCAGTAAAGATGAGAAGGAAGATGAAGTTCTGagggaattttgggaaatgactgaCTCTATTTGCTCAGTGGTTACCTCTGTAGTCATTACAAGTACAGAGCATGGTCAGCAGGTGTGGCCAGAGGAAAATTTACCTCAGGAAAACACCAGATTTGGTCAGTTTGAGTTGCTGTGCGTAGGAGAGCCCAAGGGACCAACTAACACACCAAAGAAGATGGACATTTTGAGCCTGTGGGTCATCGCCAATCGCAGCGAATCAAGAAGCAAGCGGAGAGTGTTTTTCAACGGAGAGAATTCTGAGGACTTCAATGCGGCAGAGATTGGTAGTTTTAACTATCATCAGTTTACTTTTGATGTTCTACAAAAGTGTTTGGACTATGTTTTCCAGGACTTCTTGaatgactcttggaagtttcGCAAAAGACATTTTGGGACAGAGAGAGTTCGTTGTGTTGATGGGAAGGATAAGTGTAATTGTCCCAACAACATGTTAACCTCTGGAATGCGCCGCAGAGTGAAATGTCAACGAACTGTATCAAGTGACATGAAGATGATCTCTAGGAAATGA